One genomic window of Stieleria sp. JC731 includes the following:
- a CDS encoding porin, protein MTASANDSIELVSHCAAACDCGEPVCGCEAIDSGCDPCGDACDVGCDGGCDSACGCGSGSLLPGLLGDCCLGDQWSLFGENCGWAAGGWVQMGYHSKALPLFNSRPDNYQLHQAWLYAEKAIDTSCGFDIGGRIDYVYGTDAPDTQSFGINNDHWDNGWDHGNDYGHAIPQLYMEAGYGDLSVKVGHFYTIIGWEVVTAPDNFFYSHAYTMYNSEPFTHTGALATYNVSDSVTAYGGYVLGWDSGFEDNGDAFLGGLSVALSDDFTLTYATVGGRFADDRITTEQGYMHSIVADVALTDNLQYIFQSDLLDTEDNAGNVNRKSFDINQYLIYTISDCLAVGSRFEWYNVEGNILNGTAAGVDSDIYALTMGVNYKPHANVLIRPELRFDWDDDLVAGLEDGDDQTTFGVDTIFMF, encoded by the coding sequence ATGACCGCCAGCGCTAACGACTCGATTGAATTGGTATCTCACTGTGCAGCTGCATGCGATTGCGGCGAGCCAGTTTGCGGATGCGAAGCTATCGACAGCGGTTGCGATCCTTGTGGAGACGCTTGCGATGTTGGTTGCGACGGCGGATGCGACTCGGCTTGCGGCTGTGGAAGCGGCTCACTTCTTCCTGGTCTTCTAGGCGACTGCTGCCTTGGCGACCAATGGTCACTATTCGGCGAAAACTGCGGCTGGGCAGCCGGCGGTTGGGTTCAAATGGGCTACCACAGCAAAGCACTGCCTTTGTTCAACAGCCGCCCTGACAACTACCAACTGCACCAAGCATGGTTGTACGCCGAAAAAGCAATCGACACCTCTTGCGGTTTCGATATCGGCGGACGTATCGATTACGTTTACGGTACCGATGCCCCTGACACCCAATCGTTCGGTATCAACAACGATCATTGGGACAACGGCTGGGATCATGGCAACGACTACGGTCACGCCATCCCACAATTGTACATGGAAGCTGGCTACGGCGACTTGTCTGTTAAAGTCGGACACTTCTACACCATCATCGGATGGGAAGTTGTGACCGCTCCGGACAACTTCTTCTACAGCCACGCGTACACCATGTACAACAGCGAGCCCTTCACCCACACCGGTGCTTTGGCTACCTACAACGTCAGCGACTCGGTCACCGCTTACGGTGGATACGTTTTGGGCTGGGACAGCGGCTTCGAAGACAACGGCGACGCTTTCTTGGGCGGATTGTCGGTTGCTCTGAGCGACGACTTCACGCTGACCTACGCTACCGTCGGTGGACGTTTCGCAGACGACCGCATCACGACCGAGCAAGGCTACATGCACTCGATCGTTGCTGACGTCGCTCTGACTGACAACCTGCAATACATCTTCCAAAGCGACTTGCTCGACACGGAAGACAACGCTGGTAACGTCAACCGCAAATCGTTCGACATCAACCAATACCTGATCTACACAATCAGCGATTGCTTGGCAGTCGGCAGCCGCTTCGAGTGGTACAACGTCGAAGGAAATATCCTTAACGGTACCGCTGCTGGTGTCGATTCGGACATCTACGCTCTGACCATGGGCGTTAACTACAAGCCTCACGCCAACGTCTTGATCCGCCCAGAACTTCGCTTCGATTGGGACGACGACTTGGTTGCAGGCCTGGAAGATGGCGACGATCAAACCACCTTCGGTGTTGACACGATCTTCATGTTCTAA
- the ftsY gene encoding signal recognition particle-docking protein FtsY: protein MAFWRSKKKSEESAPEQPAAEATGSSEQQVTPSGGGQPGGGLFGRFRNGLEKTRRALNTDIRDLFKGEGRLVDDEFLGELFGKLIRTDMGAGPAEELRDEIAKKFRGRKVQFEEVIESITEQIREMLRQDEAPLNLDDKPSVVLVVGVNGSGKTTSIGKVASFLSKSGKQVVLGAGDTFRAAAVQQLTIWSERIGCDIVTGKQGADPASIAFQTVEKAIESGVDVAIIDTAGRLQTQSNLMQELQKIRRVVEKKLGREPDEVLLVLDATAGQNALSQAKGFSEAAGCTGIVLAKLDGSARGGVILPIRRQFKLPVKFVGLGEGIDDIAKFDADSFARALFAD, encoded by the coding sequence ATGGCTTTTTGGCGATCAAAGAAGAAATCCGAAGAATCCGCCCCGGAGCAGCCAGCTGCCGAAGCGACAGGTTCATCCGAACAACAGGTCACCCCTAGCGGTGGTGGTCAGCCTGGTGGCGGATTGTTTGGACGATTTCGAAACGGCCTCGAGAAAACACGACGGGCGCTGAACACCGACATCCGTGACCTTTTCAAAGGTGAAGGAAGGCTGGTCGATGACGAATTTCTGGGCGAGTTGTTTGGCAAACTGATCCGCACCGATATGGGGGCCGGGCCCGCCGAAGAACTTCGCGATGAAATTGCCAAGAAGTTTCGCGGCCGCAAAGTCCAGTTTGAAGAAGTGATCGAATCGATCACCGAGCAAATTCGCGAGATGCTCCGGCAAGACGAAGCCCCACTGAATCTCGATGACAAGCCTAGTGTGGTGCTGGTCGTTGGCGTCAACGGTAGCGGCAAAACCACATCGATTGGGAAGGTCGCAAGTTTTCTGTCTAAGTCCGGCAAGCAAGTGGTGCTCGGTGCTGGTGACACGTTTCGTGCCGCCGCCGTTCAACAGTTGACAATCTGGTCCGAGCGAATCGGTTGCGACATCGTGACCGGAAAGCAGGGGGCCGATCCGGCAAGCATCGCGTTCCAAACGGTCGAAAAGGCAATCGAAAGCGGTGTCGACGTCGCGATCATCGATACCGCAGGTCGTTTGCAGACGCAGTCGAATTTGATGCAGGAGCTGCAAAAGATCCGCCGAGTTGTCGAAAAGAAACTCGGTCGCGAGCCCGATGAGGTGCTGCTGGTTCTCGATGCGACCGCCGGTCAAAACGCGCTCAGTCAAGCGAAAGGGTTCAGCGAGGCGGCCGGTTGTACTGGAATCGTGTTGGCCAAGCTTGACGGATCGGCACGTGGCGGAGTCATCTTGCCAATCCGTCGCCAGTTCAAATTGCCGGTGAAGTTTGTTGGTCTTGGCGAAGGCATCGATGACATTGCCAAGTTTGATGCCGACAGTTTTGCCCGAGCTTTATTCGCGGATTGA
- a CDS encoding tRNA-(ms[2]io[6]A)-hydroxylase: MLHLQSESTTRWLAQVDENLEEVLIDHAHCERKAASTAMSLLNSYSENRHLCEEMARIVEEELEHYFMVLDLLEKRGIEFRRLQSGHYGRELNALTRPQEPDRAVDRLLVASLIEARSCERFRLLAEHIRPRDEELAVFYEGLFESEARHHTTYVKLAEHFASRQIVMARLDQLSTEETAIIAKGSALARMHS; encoded by the coding sequence ATGCTGCACCTGCAATCTGAATCGACAACTCGGTGGCTTGCCCAGGTCGATGAAAATTTGGAAGAGGTTTTGATCGATCACGCTCACTGCGAACGCAAGGCGGCTTCGACCGCGATGAGCTTGCTGAATTCGTACAGCGAAAACCGACACTTGTGCGAAGAGATGGCTCGCATTGTGGAAGAGGAGCTCGAACACTATTTCATGGTCTTGGATCTGCTGGAAAAGCGAGGAATTGAATTCCGTCGATTGCAAAGCGGTCACTATGGCCGCGAATTGAACGCGCTGACGCGGCCCCAAGAACCGGATCGCGCGGTGGATCGATTGTTGGTCGCATCGCTAATCGAAGCTCGCAGTTGTGAGCGTTTTCGTTTACTGGCGGAACACATCCGCCCACGCGATGAAGAATTGGCGGTCTTCTATGAAGGCTTGTTCGAATCGGAAGCTCGGCATCACACCACATACGTCAAATTGGCCGAACATTTTGCGTCTCGTCAAATCGTGATGGCTCGTCTAGACCAACTGTCCACTGAAGAAACCGCGATAATTGCCAAAGGTAGCGCGCTTGCGCGGATGCACAGTTAG
- a CDS encoding universal stress protein yields the protein MTDSQQDDIGREVDAAMRMFEKSKVGEAAAITPIRPSRVLLVLDGSPQDQTGIESAVYLRTNFNTETLILDGRAAVADDLAIGVVDQITGSRPITNDAAESYEKILAALSSHDVDLAIVPCPFGRDFDKVGTDSAGTVIDVLLSRCPTAMLVTRRSDQSLANCTSHVAVVVGSECDVIQRSAAWAFGLSAEAATVDLNLVVEKEQFENIRSIVEALSEGSTLDTEAFTEALTKTYQSIHQAMAKTASSLGRSYHLRPLAGEVSPPSPLQNKDMLLIVLPLEVDDRYGQGFAHDRIRRSPHPVLVVPGHVKPDSE from the coding sequence ATGACAGATTCGCAACAAGACGACATCGGACGCGAAGTCGACGCGGCGATGCGAATGTTCGAAAAATCGAAAGTCGGCGAAGCCGCCGCGATCACGCCGATCCGCCCATCACGCGTTCTGCTGGTGCTTGACGGTTCGCCACAAGATCAAACCGGTATCGAGTCCGCCGTTTATCTGCGTACTAATTTCAACACAGAGACGTTGATTTTGGATGGCCGCGCTGCGGTTGCGGATGATTTGGCGATTGGCGTCGTCGATCAGATTACCGGCTCTCGCCCGATCACAAACGATGCGGCGGAGTCTTATGAAAAGATTCTCGCGGCGCTCTCCAGTCATGACGTCGATTTGGCAATCGTTCCTTGTCCCTTTGGACGTGACTTTGACAAAGTTGGGACCGATAGCGCCGGGACGGTGATCGATGTCTTGTTGTCGCGGTGTCCGACAGCAATGCTTGTAACCAGACGCAGTGATCAGTCGCTTGCCAACTGCACGTCACACGTGGCGGTTGTTGTTGGCAGCGAATGTGATGTGATTCAGCGGTCCGCCGCATGGGCATTCGGGTTATCCGCCGAAGCGGCCACCGTCGATTTGAATCTGGTTGTCGAGAAGGAACAGTTTGAAAACATTCGCTCGATCGTCGAGGCCTTGTCAGAAGGGTCAACGTTAGACACCGAAGCTTTTACAGAAGCACTGACGAAGACATATCAGTCAATCCATCAAGCGATGGCCAAGACGGCGAGCTCTCTCGGGCGAAGCTACCACTTGCGACCGCTTGCCGGAGAGGTTTCTCCGCCCAGCCCTTTGCAAAACAAAGACATGTTGCTGATCGTTTTGCCATTGGAAGTCGACGATCGATATGGGCAAGGCTTTGCACATGATCGAATTCGTCGTAGTCCACATCCGGTGCTCGTCGTGCCCGGCCACGTGAAGCCGGATTCAGAATAG
- a CDS encoding Trm112 family protein, giving the protein MIDEKLLKWIRCPITGQSLRLSDAETLATLNQKISSGTLRDRSDQLVAEGLQGGLVNENADVLYPIRSGIPCLVVTSAIDLKSSVE; this is encoded by the coding sequence ATGATCGACGAAAAGTTATTGAAGTGGATTCGGTGCCCCATTACAGGGCAAAGTCTGCGTCTATCGGACGCTGAGACCCTCGCGACGCTGAACCAAAAAATTTCTTCTGGTACCCTCCGTGATCGCTCCGATCAGCTTGTTGCCGAAGGCCTGCAGGGGGGATTGGTCAACGAAAATGCTGACGTTTTGTATCCCATACGAAGCGGCATTCCATGTTTGGTTGTGACATCCGCGATTGATCTGAAGTCGTCTGTCGAGTGA
- a CDS encoding M20 family metallopeptidase codes for MTPATDGGQTDPSTELAIDYLAELIGFPSVSSTSNVEINQYVATVLKELGFEIAETFYQDHHQVTKANLVAVRAPKQSTTSQTKGLAYFCHTDVVPTQNWIGCPNLPPASMDAAPDPFTAIRTTDRIYGRGACDMKGSLATMLAAVSRIPAEHQTGPVWIVCTADEEVGFEGAKHLANECEAFGRLVKQDPVSIIGEPTELQVVHAHKGIRGIKLRANGKAGHSATDFGTNANEAMVPVLQSVLKLCQQTRTDNALLDDRFDPPTLSWNFGVCDHAKAINITPDRCDAWISFRPMPNVDGQSLVDEIGIIARTHNVEVTLIDGCDPMWTSPENENIKTMEQLSNSSAKTVSYATDGGVWNDLHHRMIIGPGSIAQAHTVDEWIAIDQITRGIDLYERALRHWACGGE; via the coding sequence ATGACGCCCGCGACCGATGGCGGTCAAACCGATCCATCTACCGAACTGGCAATCGACTATCTTGCAGAGCTGATTGGGTTCCCATCGGTTAGTTCGACAAGCAATGTTGAAATCAACCAATATGTGGCGACTGTCCTGAAGGAACTCGGTTTCGAAATCGCCGAAACTTTCTACCAAGACCACCACCAGGTAACCAAAGCCAACTTGGTCGCCGTGCGTGCTCCAAAACAATCCACGACTTCCCAAACCAAGGGACTTGCCTACTTCTGTCACACGGATGTCGTGCCAACGCAAAACTGGATCGGTTGCCCGAACCTTCCGCCGGCGTCAATGGATGCTGCCCCTGATCCGTTTACGGCTATTCGTACAACGGATCGAATTTATGGACGCGGAGCCTGCGATATGAAGGGATCCCTGGCAACCATGCTTGCCGCGGTCTCACGAATCCCAGCTGAACATCAAACAGGCCCTGTCTGGATTGTCTGCACTGCTGACGAAGAGGTTGGCTTCGAAGGGGCAAAGCACCTCGCAAATGAATGCGAAGCTTTCGGCAGACTTGTCAAACAAGATCCGGTTTCGATTATCGGTGAGCCAACCGAATTGCAAGTCGTCCACGCTCACAAAGGTATCCGGGGAATCAAGCTACGCGCCAATGGTAAGGCCGGGCATAGCGCGACTGACTTTGGTACCAACGCGAACGAAGCAATGGTACCTGTCTTGCAGTCGGTCCTGAAACTCTGCCAACAGACAAGAACCGACAATGCGCTGCTCGACGATCGATTCGATCCGCCAACACTGTCTTGGAATTTCGGTGTCTGCGACCACGCCAAAGCGATCAACATTACGCCCGACCGTTGTGACGCGTGGATCAGCTTCCGCCCCATGCCAAACGTCGACGGACAATCGCTTGTTGACGAGATCGGCATCATTGCCCGAACCCACAACGTCGAGGTCACATTGATTGACGGTTGTGACCCGATGTGGACGTCTCCTGAAAATGAAAACATCAAGACGATGGAACAGCTTTCAAACAGCTCGGCAAAGACGGTCAGCTATGCAACCGACGGCGGTGTCTGGAACGATCTCCATCATCGAATGATTATTGGCCCCGGAAGCATCGCGCAAGCTCACACGGTGGACGAATGGATTGCGATCGATCAGATCACACGAGGCATCGACCTGTATGAACGAGCGCTACGCCATTGGGCGTGTGGCGGTGAGTAA
- a CDS encoding Crp/Fnr family transcriptional regulator, which produces MLLEQTQLIQKIPICGGLKVETLRFILEQSQEIEFEAGDFLFYEGDPGDSLFVIRSGSVVVERQWEGNAIVLARVGPGDCVGEMSLIDFQKRFASVRAESDCVVVRIPYIALSKLCKVDTEQYAMVMMNLGREVSRRLRIAGERLFRYQQELGHHWFDDELQYDA; this is translated from the coding sequence ATGCTGCTCGAACAAACCCAGTTGATTCAAAAAATTCCGATCTGTGGCGGATTGAAGGTCGAAACATTGCGTTTCATCCTCGAACAGTCACAGGAAATTGAGTTCGAGGCCGGCGATTTCTTGTTTTACGAGGGAGATCCAGGCGACAGCTTGTTTGTCATCCGATCAGGGTCCGTGGTCGTTGAACGCCAGTGGGAAGGAAACGCGATCGTGTTGGCACGTGTCGGTCCTGGCGACTGCGTCGGCGAAATGTCACTGATCGATTTTCAAAAACGATTCGCATCCGTTCGCGCTGAATCCGATTGCGTCGTTGTGCGTATTCCTTACATAGCACTAAGCAAGCTTTGCAAAGTCGATACCGAACAGTACGCGATGGTAATGATGAATCTCGGCCGCGAAGTCAGCCGAAGACTACGAATCGCCGGAGAGCGACTCTTTCGCTACCAGCAAGAACTAGGACATCATTGGTTTGACGACGAACTGCAATACGATGCTTAG
- a CDS encoding PQQ-binding-like beta-propeller repeat protein — MKWKTKIPGRGSGSPIVVGDKVFVVTAVATGKGTGSLPELSFQLHCYDRNSGQQQWKQVAIVATPHQETHSTNGFASASPCSDGEHIYAHFGSRGLYCYTLDGELVWMRDDFGRMETRSSFGEGSSPTLAGDKIIVPWDHEGASALYALDKRTGKTVWKADRDEPSCWATPLIIERGGQQQVIMNGQNYARAYDLDSGKELWRCGGQTARPVASAVADHERVYIGSGFRGSFLAAFLPGGSGDIEGTDRVAWTVNRDTPDIASPLLSDGRLYYHKGKGGILTCVDAKTGTAHYSAQRVPSIRSTYASPIAAGGFVYLTGREGTVVVIKDSEDFEVVAENTLGEGIDATPAVAGDELFIRGEQHLFCISKP, encoded by the coding sequence GTGAAGTGGAAAACCAAAATCCCAGGACGAGGTTCGGGGTCACCGATCGTCGTCGGTGACAAAGTCTTTGTCGTCACGGCTGTGGCAACAGGGAAGGGGACCGGTTCGCTTCCCGAGCTGAGCTTCCAACTGCACTGCTACGATCGCAATTCGGGGCAACAACAATGGAAGCAAGTGGCCATCGTTGCGACTCCCCACCAAGAAACGCACTCGACGAATGGGTTCGCTTCGGCTTCGCCATGTTCAGATGGCGAACATATTTATGCTCACTTCGGTTCGCGAGGGCTTTACTGTTACACCCTCGATGGCGAATTGGTTTGGATGCGTGACGATTTCGGCCGGATGGAAACTCGTTCCAGTTTTGGCGAAGGCAGCTCACCGACGCTTGCCGGCGACAAGATCATCGTGCCTTGGGATCACGAAGGTGCGTCGGCGCTCTACGCACTCGACAAACGAACTGGCAAGACGGTTTGGAAGGCAGACCGAGACGAACCGAGTTGTTGGGCCACACCACTGATTATCGAGCGTGGTGGTCAGCAGCAAGTCATTATGAACGGTCAGAACTATGCACGTGCTTATGACCTGGACTCCGGCAAAGAGCTTTGGCGTTGTGGTGGCCAAACGGCTAGACCAGTTGCTTCGGCGGTTGCAGATCATGAGCGCGTTTACATCGGTAGCGGTTTTCGAGGTTCCTTCTTGGCCGCGTTCTTACCCGGTGGAAGCGGTGACATCGAAGGCACCGACCGAGTCGCTTGGACGGTGAACCGCGACACACCGGATATCGCCTCGCCGCTGCTGTCCGACGGACGCTTGTACTATCACAAAGGAAAAGGCGGGATCTTAACCTGCGTCGATGCGAAGACCGGAACGGCGCACTATTCAGCTCAGCGTGTGCCATCGATTCGTTCAACGTATGCATCACCGATCGCTGCAGGCGGATTTGTCTATTTGACTGGCCGTGAAGGTACAGTGGTCGTGATTAAGGATAGCGAGGATTTTGAAGTCGTTGCTGAGAACACATTGGGCGAAGGGATTGATGCCACGCCGGCTGTTGCCGGTGACGAACTATTCATCCGTGGCGAACAACACCTTTTCTGTATTTCGAAGCCGTGA
- a CDS encoding ROK family protein, whose amino-acid sequence MITKPGLLVGNPISDVDPIVLGIDLGGTSVKLGLLRGDDVIARALIRTSDFDRPSDAFDEARRFASGALETAGLTFDHLQAVGLAMAGVIDEATATLMETANLQSWHGIGFYRELQSVFQKPVAVINDANAAALGEAHYGEHRADSLTFLTLGTGVGGGVIVRGRPINGEHGCGGEVGHVTIDYADDARICGCGKPGHLEAYAGAGGIVQTAQQQLANSDQASKLRGIEDLSCEVIADFAEQGDPIARAVVKQTACYLGRAIAILAHVADPDVVLLGGAVTFGGHATDTGREFLMSIRGEMARLSLNQIGSAIEIDFASLGNDAGMLGAARHASLVALR is encoded by the coding sequence GTGATCACAAAACCAGGTTTACTAGTCGGGAATCCAATCAGCGACGTCGATCCGATTGTGCTAGGAATTGACTTGGGTGGCACCAGCGTCAAATTAGGGTTGCTGCGTGGCGACGATGTCATTGCCAGGGCTTTGATTCGCACATCCGATTTTGATCGGCCTTCGGACGCGTTTGACGAAGCTCGACGTTTTGCATCCGGAGCGTTGGAAACTGCAGGCCTGACCTTTGATCACCTGCAGGCGGTTGGCCTAGCCATGGCGGGTGTGATCGACGAGGCGACGGCGACTTTGATGGAAACCGCAAACCTGCAGTCATGGCATGGGATCGGTTTTTATCGGGAACTACAGAGTGTCTTTCAAAAGCCTGTCGCCGTGATCAACGATGCCAACGCGGCCGCTTTGGGCGAGGCACACTATGGAGAGCATCGAGCGGACAGCCTGACCTTTCTGACGCTTGGTACCGGAGTCGGTGGGGGTGTGATTGTGCGTGGGCGTCCGATCAATGGCGAACACGGGTGCGGCGGCGAAGTCGGACACGTCACCATCGATTATGCCGACGACGCCAGAATTTGTGGCTGTGGAAAACCGGGCCACTTGGAAGCCTACGCAGGAGCCGGTGGAATTGTGCAAACCGCCCAGCAACAGTTAGCCAACTCCGATCAAGCGTCAAAACTCAGGGGCATTGAAGACCTTTCGTGCGAAGTCATCGCTGACTTTGCAGAGCAAGGTGATCCAATCGCGCGGGCTGTTGTCAAACAAACCGCGTGCTACTTGGGGCGAGCGATCGCGATCTTGGCGCATGTCGCAGATCCTGACGTCGTGCTTCTAGGTGGAGCCGTCACGTTTGGTGGACACGCAACCGATACCGGTCGCGAATTCCTTATGAGCATTCGCGGCGAAATGGCACGTCTGTCACTCAATCAGATCGGTTCGGCAATCGAGATCGATTTTGCCAGCCTGGGGAACGATGCTGGAATGTTGGGGGCGGCCCGTCATGCGTCACTGGTTGCGCTGCGTTAG
- a CDS encoding glucosamine-6-phosphate deaminase: protein MKSHHSKIRGFGNVTPSTNIPYRVFPEARDASEAAAQEIATLVRSRAAEGRTCVLGLATGSTVVNVYSALVRMHQEQSLSFANVAVFVLDEFLPMAPESLQSHVRFIKEHLLDHIDVPTEKVFVPDGTTSQDQLADYCLKFEKRIEKLGGIDMLLLGIGRTGHIGFNEPGSGTDSRTRPITLDAITRIDAASNFFGVENVPRRAITMGVGTILDARRIILLAYGEGKSSIVARAVEGEVAPSVPATFLQQHDDVEFFLDSAAAANLEAFRAPWLVDEVQWNDKLVRRAVIALSQTIEKPVLMLTDTDYNNNGLQSLLAEYGSAYEINLSVFRYLQNTITGWPAGKPGQSETVFPKKIILFSPHPDDDVISMGGTLTRLADQGHEVHVAYQTSGNLAVFDGDALRFAEFVVDFCEQYDVMTEPMRQLTSKMIDALQNKQSGSIDIDEVQKLKGLIRRGEAAAGARVCGVKDERLHYLNLPFYETGKVRKNPFGKDDIQITVDLLRAVQPHQIYAAGDLSDPHGTHRVCIDIIFAACEVCRNDDWFQSAVIWLYRGAWQEWAPHEIEMAVPLSPQEVDRKRDAIFKHESQKDRALFPGSDAREFWQRAEARNALTANIYDRLGLAQYQAIEGFVRWKGFQQDGAE from the coding sequence ATGAAATCACATCACTCGAAAATTCGTGGTTTTGGGAACGTGACGCCATCAACGAATATACCGTATCGCGTTTTTCCAGAAGCCAGGGATGCCAGTGAGGCTGCTGCACAAGAGATCGCGACACTCGTTCGAAGCCGGGCGGCCGAAGGCAGAACCTGTGTTCTTGGGCTAGCGACCGGGTCGACCGTTGTGAACGTCTACTCGGCGTTGGTGCGAATGCATCAGGAACAGTCGCTTTCGTTTGCGAACGTCGCCGTATTTGTGTTAGATGAATTTCTGCCGATGGCGCCAGAAAGTCTGCAAAGCCACGTCCGGTTCATCAAAGAACACTTGCTGGATCATATTGACGTTCCGACGGAGAAGGTTTTTGTTCCTGACGGGACGACATCGCAAGACCAGCTTGCTGATTATTGTTTGAAGTTCGAAAAGCGTATCGAGAAGCTTGGCGGCATCGACATGTTGCTGCTCGGTATCGGACGGACGGGGCATATCGGGTTCAACGAACCTGGGTCGGGAACGGATTCACGGACTCGCCCAATTACCTTAGATGCGATCACAAGAATCGATGCGGCAAGCAATTTCTTCGGTGTTGAAAACGTCCCTCGTCGAGCGATCACGATGGGAGTCGGTACGATCTTGGATGCCAGGCGTATTATCTTGCTCGCCTATGGTGAAGGGAAATCATCGATCGTCGCCCGGGCGGTCGAAGGTGAAGTGGCACCGAGTGTTCCCGCAACATTTTTGCAGCAGCATGACGATGTTGAGTTCTTTCTTGATAGCGCCGCAGCTGCGAATTTGGAAGCATTCCGTGCGCCTTGGTTAGTCGATGAAGTGCAGTGGAATGACAAACTGGTTCGTCGCGCCGTCATCGCTCTTTCGCAGACGATCGAGAAACCAGTGTTGATGTTGACCGATACGGACTACAACAACAACGGTTTGCAGAGTTTGCTTGCCGAGTATGGTTCGGCTTATGAAATTAACCTGAGTGTGTTTCGGTATTTGCAAAACACGATTACGGGCTGGCCTGCCGGAAAGCCGGGGCAATCTGAAACGGTGTTTCCCAAAAAGATCATTTTGTTCTCGCCACACCCCGACGACGATGTCATTTCGATGGGAGGGACGTTGACTCGATTGGCTGACCAAGGGCACGAAGTCCATGTCGCCTATCAGACCTCGGGGAATTTGGCGGTGTTCGATGGAGATGCATTGAGGTTTGCCGAATTCGTCGTCGACTTTTGCGAACAATATGACGTGATGACAGAGCCGATGCGCCAGCTGACGTCAAAGATGATCGATGCTCTGCAAAACAAACAATCCGGCAGTATCGATATCGATGAGGTGCAAAAGCTAAAAGGCTTGATCCGACGAGGTGAGGCAGCAGCCGGGGCCCGAGTGTGTGGTGTCAAAGATGAGAGATTGCACTATTTGAATTTGCCTTTTTATGAAACGGGCAAAGTTCGCAAAAATCCATTCGGTAAAGATGATATCCAGATCACCGTGGACTTGTTGCGTGCCGTACAACCGCACCAAATCTATGCGGCAGGTGATCTTAGTGATCCACATGGCACCCACCGTGTTTGTATCGATATCATTTTTGCCGCTTGTGAAGTTTGCCGAAATGATGACTGGTTTCAATCAGCAGTCATCTGGCTGTATCGAGGTGCGTGGCAGGAATGGGCACCGCATGAAATCGAAATGGCCGTCCCGTTAAGTCCTCAAGAGGTGGATCGTAAACGTGATGCGATCTTCAAACACGAGTCTCAAAAGGATCGAGCCTTGTTTCCGGGGTCTGATGCGCGAGAATTCTGGCAACGCGCCGAAGCGAGAAACGCGTTGACCGCAAATATTTATGACCGATTGGGGCTCGCGCAATATCAAGCGATCGAAGGTTTCGTTCGTTGGAAAGGGTTTCAACAGGATGGTGCGGAGTGA
- a CDS encoding tRNA (adenine(22)-N(1))-methyltransferase has product MRLDRRLAAVAMQIPFGAHADIGSDHAYLLRWLLRHNKIRCGIAIEKTESPFANSLRTLKGLKADVRLADGFAGLSQGEADSVSLCGMGGRLISNILEAFPDRVPATVIAAPNDHPDQVRRWAIRMGYGLVDESFVLDRHPYMIMRFERGMLGSLECDNQDDAIALQFGPLLIERWEPEFVAYLQREKKRLDGYAKRTAESQQRLDAIVRLLAEKSASV; this is encoded by the coding sequence ATGCGATTGGATCGGCGGTTAGCGGCTGTCGCAATGCAGATTCCTTTCGGAGCACATGCGGATATCGGTTCAGATCACGCGTACCTGCTGCGTTGGTTGTTGCGTCACAACAAGATCAGATGTGGAATTGCCATCGAAAAAACGGAAAGTCCGTTTGCAAACTCTTTACGGACGCTAAAAGGTTTGAAGGCAGACGTTCGATTGGCAGATGGCTTTGCAGGATTGTCACAAGGGGAGGCCGATAGTGTCAGCCTTTGTGGGATGGGCGGCCGCTTGATTAGCAATATTTTGGAAGCGTTTCCTGATCGTGTGCCTGCGACAGTCATCGCGGCACCAAATGATCATCCTGATCAAGTACGTCGCTGGGCAATTCGAATGGGATACGGCTTGGTGGATGAATCATTCGTCTTGGATCGCCATCCGTACATGATCATGCGCTTTGAACGTGGAATGCTAGGCTCGTTAGAATGTGACAATCAAGACGATGCGATCGCATTACAATTTGGGCCTTTGTTAATTGAACGATGGGAGCCAGAGTTCGTTGCATATCTTCAACGTGAAAAAAAACGCTTGGATGGGTATGCGAAACGGACAGCTGAGTCTCAGCAGCGGCTTGATGCGATCGTTCGATTGCTCGCCGAAAAATCTGCATCGGTGTAA